The following are encoded together in the Bombus vancouverensis nearcticus chromosome 18, iyBomVanc1_principal, whole genome shotgun sequence genome:
- the LOC117160343 gene encoding dnaJ homolog subfamily B member 6-like produces MADYYNVLGVQQTATSEDIKKAYRKLALRWHPDKNPENLEEANKRFKEISEAYEVLIDERKRSIYDQYGKGGLQTRNVERQCRNDINAHFNIPPFMFRSPEEVFREFFDAPLENLISNLIRVSVPSGLNRHSHSCRSRTPGLFGPLGAASRFAFPSSLRPHTHNLFRRLPGNLTWCNANLSRGRVPYCMRQISVSTKFVNGKKITIKRIRDSKRETILTYENDVLKSSTVNSVQHPTR; encoded by the exons ATATAGAAAATTGGCATTGAGATGGCATCCAGACAAAAACCCTGAAAACCTGGAAGAAGCGAACAAGAGATTCAAAGAAATATCCGAGGCGTATGAAGTCTTAATTGACG AAAGGAAAAGAAGCATCTACGATCAATATGGAAAGGGAGGACTTCAAACGCGAAATGTTGAGAGGCAATGCAGGAACGACATTAATGCACACTTCAATATTCCACCTTTCATGTTTAGATCCCCTGAGGAAGTATTTAGAGAATTCTTTGATGCTCCTCTCGAGAACCTGATCTCTA ACCTTATTAGAGTCAGTGTACCCAGCGGACTCAACAGACATAGTCATTCATGCAGAAGCAGGACGCCGGGATTATTTGGCCCGTTAGGAGCTGCTTCTCGCTTTGCTTTCCCATCATCATTGCGGCCACATACCCACAACTTGTTTCGACGTCTGCCAGGAAACTTGACCTGGTGCAATGCGAATTTGAGTAGAGGCCGCGTTCCTTATTGTATGAGACAGATAAGTGTTTCAACTAAATTTGTCAACGGCAAAAAGATCACCATCAAAAG GATTCGCGACAGTAAAAGGGAAACAATATTGACGTACGAGAATGATGTGCTAAAGTCGAGTACGGTGAACAGCGTGCAACACCCAACAAGATAA